Sequence from the Thalassoglobus sp. JC818 genome:
GATGACCCGCGAAATCCTGCAACGATTGCTGACAATGTGGGAGACAATGTCGGCGATGTGGCGGGCATGGGCGCGGATCTTTATGAATCGTATTGCGGATCAATTCTGGCTTCAGCTGCGATCGGTGTGGCTGCCTATCACGGTCACATCAAAATGCAGCTGATGCTGTTGCTCCTTCCAATGGTTCTGGCTGGTCTGGGGATCGGACTTTCCATCGTGGGAGTGTTTCTCGTTCAGACAGATGAAAACGCGGACCAGAAAAAGCTTCTGCGCGCACTCGGAAATGGAATCAATGGCAGCAGCATCGGAGTGGCTCTCGTCGCAGCTGTGCTTGTCTATCTCATGCTTGTGCTGCCTTCGTCGTCGATGTCTGAAGAACTGGCGGCTGAAGGGCTTCGCTATGGTTCGCAGTTGTTCGGAGTTTTTGCAGCTGTCCTCGTGGGACTCTTCTCCGGAATTGTGATTGGCTGGTGGACTGAGTACTCGACGAGTGATGTTTACTCCCCAACGAAGCGGATTGCCGATCAGGCTGTGACTGGGCCCGCGACTGTGATTATCGCTGGTGTTGCCGAAGGTCTTTACAGCGTCTGGGTGCCGATCGTTGTGATTGGTGTGGCGATCGTACTCGCGTTTGGTGCTTGCACCGGGTTTCAGTTTGGTGATTTGAGAGTCTTTGCGATGGGGCTGTATGGAGTCGCCATCGCAGCTGTCGGGATGTTGAGTACGCTCGGCATCACATTGGCGACCGACGCATACGGGCCGATCGCGGACAATGCGGGCGGAAACGCGGAGATGAGCAAGCAGGACCCACAAGTCCGTCAACGAACTGATGCTCTCGACAGCCTCGGAAACACGACTGCCGCCACGGGAAAAGGTTTCGCCATCGGTTCCGCTGCGTTGACCGCACTGGCCCTGCTGGCCGCCTATCTCGAGGAAGTTCGCGTCGGATTTGATCGCTGGGCAGATAGTGTTGAGGTTGCGCTGACTGAGAACCTGACCGAAGGGCAGGCACATGTCGTCCGTTCTGGCGTCCTGGCGGTGCGAACAACTGACGATGTGAAAGCGAACGACGCCTATCTCGTGTTCCCGCCGATCTCACGAGTGCAGTCTGAGCAAACGCGAGACGTCATCGGCCCGGATGCCAAAGTCGGAGAAGTTGTGACGTTGAACCTCGTCGATTTAGTTGATCGAGGCATGGTCGTCCCAGCACGGACAGCGCGAATGCCAGACTTTGTCAGGTACTACGACGTCACGATCATGAATCCGCGTGTGCTGGTGGGGATGTTCATGGGTGTCATGCTGGCATTTGTTTTTTGTGCCATGACAATGAAGGCTGTCGGTCGTTCGGCTAAAACCATGGTTGAGGAAGTCAGACGCCAATTCCGTGAGATTCCCGGGATTCTCGAAGGGACCGGTGAACCGGACTACGCAGCTTGTGTCGACATCAGTACCGGCGCTGCTCAACGCGAGATGATCGTTCCGGCGCTGCTGGGCTTGCTTGTTCCAGTGGCTGTGGGACTTGTTCTCGGTGTGGGCGGAGTCATGGGAATGCTGGCCGGAGGACTCACTAGTGGGTTTGCGGTCGCGATCATGATGTCCAACGCCGGAGGAGCTTGGGACAACGCCAAGAAGTACATCGAGTCGGGAGCCCATGGCGGAAAGGGAACGGATGCTCACAAAGCGGCGGTTGTCGGAGACACCGTTGGTGATCCTTTCAAAGATACTTCCGGACCAAGCTTGAACATCCTCATCAAGCTGATGAGCATGGTGAGTGTCGTTTTCGCCGGATTGATCGTCCAATATGCCCTGAATTTCTGAGAAAGCAGAAATTCTCTTAAACCCGATCGACGGGGTGGGCGTACTGAAAAAGCGGTTAAAATGCTCGCGAAGATCCGGACGAACAATCGGAAGACAGCATCACTGGACATTTTGGTGCTGAAACCGAAAAATGTGGTCAGAGGATTTTTCGAACAGTATTGAAAACCACTTGTGCGAACGAAGGGAAGTCGATTCCGAGTCGATCTATTCAAGCGATTGCACAAGCGGCCAACTTGTTCCCTGCATGGCAGCATTTGGTGTGGTCGACAACCGTGATCGGTCATTCTGAACGGAGCAATCGTAGACGAAAGAGAAAAGAGGGGTCGAATTTGGTCGACACAACCGGAACACGTGTAAGTAAATCTGGCGGAAATGTCACAGGGATTCGAACCGAATCTGCAATACAGACTGCCTTGGAAAATGCACGCCGGGTTGCTCAGGTTTGTGATGAATTCCGAGGTCAGGACACCATTGTTCTGGATGTGACTCACATTACGCCGCTGTTTGATTACTTCGTCATCACCACAGGTCGAAGCCGTCGGCAGCTGCATGCCATCGCTGATCAGTCAGATGACGTGATGGATCAGCAAGGAACCAAGCGTCGAAGCACAACGGGTTACGAGACAGAGTGGATCTGTCAGGATTACGGAGATGTCGTGCTTCACGTATTCTCACCGGCAGCACGAGAACAATATTCTCTGGAAGATTTGTGGGCCGACGCGATCCAGGTCGAATGGTCGAACGGTCACGTCTCTGAAAGCGAGAACGGCGAAGAGTAAGGCAAATCCGACGAGAGATGTCGTGCTTCCTGTGCGAGTCTCGATGACAAAACTGCCTCCCATGTTGAGTTGAGAAATGGTTTCGTTTCCG
This genomic interval carries:
- a CDS encoding sodium-translocating pyrophosphatase translates to MRMSMFGVESFWSNRPQSLLRGGAAVTAALISGPVFGAETTEAAAPVFSVAFSWLVAVAGSVAALYYAYFFFKWMLEQDEGDDLMVKIAGYVREGADAYLWRQYRVVGIFFAVTSLLLMVVAFGFNALSGVVPIAFLSGGFFSALAGWCGMKTATLASARTAQACKTSLNSGLQVAFRSGAVMGLTVVGLGLLDICLWFGVLYWIFPLFGADMTLEEITVTMLCFGMGASSQALFARVGGGIFTKAADVGADLVGKVEAGIPEDDPRNPATIADNVGDNVGDVAGMGADLYESYCGSILASAAIGVAAYHGHIKMQLMLLLLPMVLAGLGIGLSIVGVFLVQTDENADQKKLLRALGNGINGSSIGVALVAAVLVYLMLVLPSSSMSEELAAEGLRYGSQLFGVFAAVLVGLFSGIVIGWWTEYSTSDVYSPTKRIADQAVTGPATVIIAGVAEGLYSVWVPIVVIGVAIVLAFGACTGFQFGDLRVFAMGLYGVAIAAVGMLSTLGITLATDAYGPIADNAGGNAEMSKQDPQVRQRTDALDSLGNTTAATGKGFAIGSAALTALALLAAYLEEVRVGFDRWADSVEVALTENLTEGQAHVVRSGVLAVRTTDDVKANDAYLVFPPISRVQSEQTRDVIGPDAKVGEVVTLNLVDLVDRGMVVPARTARMPDFVRYYDVTIMNPRVLVGMFMGVMLAFVFCAMTMKAVGRSAKTMVEEVRRQFREIPGILEGTGEPDYAACVDISTGAAQREMIVPALLGLLVPVAVGLVLGVGGVMGMLAGGLTSGFAVAIMMSNAGGAWDNAKKYIESGAHGGKGTDAHKAAVVGDTVGDPFKDTSGPSLNILIKLMSMVSVVFAGLIVQYALNF
- the rsfS gene encoding ribosome silencing factor, which produces MVDTTGTRVSKSGGNVTGIRTESAIQTALENARRVAQVCDEFRGQDTIVLDVTHITPLFDYFVITTGRSRRQLHAIADQSDDVMDQQGTKRRSTTGYETEWICQDYGDVVLHVFSPAAREQYSLEDLWADAIQVEWSNGHVSESENGEE